AAGCCCAAGTTCCTTCATTGTGAAGAGAATTTTGCGCTTGGATATACCAGTTGGTAATTATCCAAATGTAAGCTGTGTGCAATTGAATAGTATTACTTTACTTGGTTTTATTCTAAGCATGATCCTTTGGACTTATGAATATTAAAGTAATAATTATAACAAAATTCCTGGTTTATTAGTTCAATTTTGTTGGGAGGCTTCTGGGTCCTCGAGGAAACTCCCTAAAGCGGGTAGAAGCTTCTACAGGATGTCGCGTTTTTATTAGGGGAAAGGGTTCGATTAAAGATCCTGATAAGGTACTATTCTTTCCGGATCATATTTGGAATATATAATCATAATGACATTTATCAACAAATGTATTTAGGTCAAGCTTAATTCTAGCTTATCACATTTTGAAGTAACTAACGTCTTAGTGTTGATTTTGTGCTATTTCTTCCTGAAGGAGGAAAGTCTAAGGGGCAGACCAGGCTATGAACACCTCAATGAACAACTACACATTTTGATTGAGGCAGAGCTTCCTGTCAATGTCGTCGATGTAAGGTTAAGACAAGCACAGGATATCATAGAAGAGCTGCTTAAACCTGTGGTATTTAATATTAATCCTTTTCTTATTATTGTTTTTCCATTGCATAAGGTTTTCCAAAGACCAAAATACATGATTTTATATTGAATCCACATATTCATGCATTGGTAATTCTTGATCTATCCTTAACACATTTTTCTTTAGATAACTATTTAGATGCTTCCTCAAGGTACGTGGAAGCAAACTACGAAAGAATGATATTATAAAAGATAATCCGTAATACTTTGAGTACTTTGATTGAGATGCTGATCTACAGACCTCTAAAGATGATGTCACTTGTCAAAGTATACCTTAAGCAATCTTTTTACATTGCTTGAGAAAAAGTGCTGCAAGTGGTGTctctttttttaaaaataaaataaaattgaaacaACGGAAAAGAGGACATATAAGCATTTCGCTTATTTCCCTGAACACAAAAGTCCAACATGGAGAAATCTGGTGTGTATCTACCATATATAAAATGTTATTATGTTTGACCAACTGAATATTGCATTGAAGCAAGCTATTGCTAATTTTCCGTCCTTGTGCCCATTCAGAATTTCTATTACTTTAATAAAATTTCACCAAGTCTCCTGTTTAAATTTTGTTGCAGGATGAGTCTCATGATTTGTACAAAAGGCAACAACTGAGAGAACTTGCCATGCTAAATTCTAATTTCCGAGAGGAAAGCCCTCAGCCGAGGGCTAGCGTGTCTCCATTCAATTCAAGCGGGATGAAGCGTGCCAAAACTGGTTGGTAGAACTTCCATAGGCACTATCCTGTGGTTGAGGACATATTACAGAGGTGTCGATACAGTACCTCCATAATCTACAGA
The sequence above is drawn from the Apium graveolens cultivar Ventura chromosome 2, ASM990537v1, whole genome shotgun sequence genome and encodes:
- the LOC141707578 gene encoding KH domain-containing protein At3g08620-like; this translates as MSSFYNHNLNFSPARTASPHITTTNPDADSTQQYLSELLQERQKLVPFMQVLPICTQLLNQEILKLSRLIPNQSFSDYDLMQRGSPNPSNSSEVLTDIGGKGVNIWNGNGWKGLQRERVGGPLGMTNDWQAAPGSPSSFIVKRILRLDIPVGNYPNFNFVGRLLGPRGNSLKRVEASTGCRVFIRGKGSIKDPDKEESLRGRPGYEHLNEQLHILIEAELPVNVVDVRLRQAQDIIEELLKPVDESHDLYKRQQLRELAMLNSNFREESPQPRASVSPFNSSGMKRAKTGW